In Spodoptera frugiperda isolate SF20-4 chromosome 28, AGI-APGP_CSIRO_Sfru_2.0, whole genome shotgun sequence, one genomic interval encodes:
- the LOC118265205 gene encoding trypsin, alkaline C isoform X5 — translation MRVIIFLALLGTALAVPKSISRIVGGSPTTVQEYPYMSNMQYGLWGIWWYQACGGSLLTTTSVLSAAHCYFGDSASEWRVRLGTSFASSGGSEHTVSQLVLHQQYNPNTLDHDIAIVRLANPAVYSNSVQPASVAGSAYNLPDNTLVTTIGWGTTSSGGSSPEQLQHVDINIINQQLCAERYAYLKTQPGYQNWPDITDNMLCAGILNVGGKDACQGDSGGPLAHNKNVIVGVVSWGFQCADAFYPGVNARVSKYTQWISQNA, via the exons ATGCGCGTCATCATCTTCCTAGCCCTTCTGGGCACCGCTCTcg CGGTCCCCAAAAGCATCAGCCGTATCGTCGGCGGCAGCCCGACCACCGTGCAGGAATACCCGTACATGTCCAACATGCAGTACGGTCTGTGGGGCATCTGGTGGTACCAGGCCTGCGGTGGATCTCTGCTGACCACAACCTCCGTGCTCTCTGCTGCCCACTGCTACTT CGGTGACAGTGCTTCGGAGTGGCGTGTGCGCCTGGGTACCTCTTTCGCGTCCAGCGGTGGCTCTGAGCACACAGTGTCCCAGCTGGTCCTGCACCAGCAGTACAACCCCAACACCCTCGACCATGATATCGCCATTGTCCGTCTGGCCAACCCTGCCGTATACTCCAACAGCGTCCAGCCCGCTAGCGTCGCCGGCAGCGCTTACAATCTTCCTGACAACACCCTCGTCACCACCATCGGATGGGGAACAACCTCG AGCGGCGGCTCTTCTCCCGAGCAACTGCAGCACGTGgacatcaacatcatcaacCAGCAGCTGTGTGCTGAGCGCTACGCCTACCTGAAGACCCAGCCCGGCTACCAAAACTGGCCTGACATCACCGACAACATGCTGTGCGCCGGTATCTTAAACGTCGGAGGCAAGGACGCCTGCCAGGGAGACTCTGGCGGTCCCCTCGCTCACAACAAGAATGTCATCGTTGGTGTCGTCTCCTGGGGCTTCCAGTGCGCTGATGCTTTCTACCCTGGTGTCAACGCTCGTGTCTCCAAGTACACGCAATGGATCTCCCAGAACGCCTAA